One Leptospira wolbachii serovar Codice str. CDC genomic region harbors:
- the prfB gene encoding peptide chain release factor 2, producing MDRSLKDLKKQTSEMIESFQTYWAAQNFQEDYDRLSSLIEKANDPKLWDSPDQAKNVTQKRNELQLKLDPWLELKKELFDFPDLIELTSEEMGETGLKSLNDDFDRMFEAFENLQMLDALAGKDDGKAAFINIHPGAGGTESQDWADMLLRMYTRFCEQKGYRAELVDYQPGETAGIKNATLYIQGDHPFGYLKCESGVHRLVRISPFDSNKRRHTSFASVYVTPEVDDDIQVNIEEKDLRVDVYRSSGAGGQHVNTTDSAVRITHIPTGVVVSCQMERSQIKNRDTAMKMLRARLYEMEKQKAEEENAKKAGEKRDISWGSQIRSYVFHPYNLVKDHRTDFETGNVHAVMDGDLEDFIIAYLKYLTNQKANAKV from the coding sequence ATGGATAGATCACTAAAAGACTTAAAAAAACAAACATCAGAAATGATAGAATCATTTCAAACTTATTGGGCGGCTCAGAATTTCCAAGAAGACTATGACCGTTTATCATCACTCATTGAAAAAGCAAACGATCCAAAGTTATGGGATTCCCCTGACCAAGCAAAAAACGTAACACAAAAACGTAACGAGTTACAACTAAAGTTAGATCCTTGGTTGGAATTAAAGAAAGAACTATTCGATTTTCCTGATTTGATTGAACTCACTTCGGAAGAAATGGGCGAGACAGGCTTAAAATCTTTAAACGATGATTTTGATCGAATGTTTGAAGCCTTTGAAAACTTGCAAATGTTAGATGCACTGGCTGGTAAAGATGATGGGAAAGCTGCGTTTATCAATATCCATCCTGGTGCCGGCGGAACAGAATCTCAAGACTGGGCTGATATGTTACTACGAATGTACACAAGGTTTTGTGAACAAAAAGGATATCGTGCAGAACTTGTTGACTACCAACCGGGAGAAACTGCGGGAATCAAAAATGCCACGCTTTACATCCAAGGGGATCATCCTTTCGGATATTTAAAATGTGAGTCTGGGGTCCATAGACTCGTGCGAATTTCACCTTTTGATTCCAATAAAAGAAGGCATACATCCTTTGCGTCAGTGTATGTGACACCAGAAGTGGATGATGACATCCAAGTGAATATCGAAGAAAAAGACCTTCGTGTAGATGTGTATCGCTCCTCTGGGGCTGGGGGACAACATGTAAACACAACAGACTCTGCTGTGCGAATCACACATATCCCTACTGGTGTTGTGGTTTCTTGTCAAATGGAAAGATCTCAAATCAAAAACCGTGATACCGCAATGAAAATGTTACGTGCTCGTTTGTATGAGATGGAAAAACAAAAGGCAGAAGAAGAGAACGCAAAAAAAGCCGGTGAAAAGAGAGATATTTCTTGGGGATCACAAATTCGAAGTTATGTGTTTCATCCTTACAATTTGGTAAAAGACCATAGAACTGATTTTGAAACGGGAAACGTTCATGCAGTAATGGACGGAGACCTGGAAGATTTTATCATTGCCTACTTAAAATACCTGACAAACCAAAAGGCAAACGCAAAAGTATAA
- the purD gene encoding phosphoribosylamine--glycine ligase, whose amino-acid sequence MEHKFKVLLIGSGGREHALADAISKSKSLESLRVFPGNGGFSQDVLLDSSEISITDKSKFFAYIKTSGTNLVIVGPEDPLVNGLSDWCAEINIPCFGPSAYCAQVEGSKHFAKEMMKRAKVPTASFAVFTDHESAWSYAQKEILPLVVKADGLAAGKGVTVAFELKEVKQALDEIFLESKFGESGNKVVLESFLEGEEASLFVITDGERYMCLPAAQDHKRAYDGDIGPNTGGMGAYAPAPIVTDVVLSLVKEQVIEPMLADFRTSGHPYKGLLYVGLMITKEGIPSVVEFNCRFGDPETQCVLRLLDEDLLPIFYASATGTLPERNLKLKEGSSAVVVLAAKGYPDSPTKGMPLEIPSNEGNVVVYHAGTKRQENQVLANGGRILGITSFGNSLKDAIQDCYSFLTKIKAPDTFYRKDIGRRAL is encoded by the coding sequence TTGGAACATAAATTTAAAGTTTTACTCATTGGAAGTGGCGGAAGAGAACACGCGTTAGCAGATGCTATTTCAAAATCAAAATCTTTGGAATCCCTTCGGGTATTTCCAGGCAATGGTGGATTTTCGCAAGACGTGCTTTTAGATTCATCAGAGATTTCTATTACCGATAAATCTAAATTTTTCGCATATATCAAAACATCGGGAACAAACCTAGTGATCGTGGGTCCAGAAGATCCACTAGTGAACGGTCTTTCTGATTGGTGTGCAGAAATTAACATCCCTTGTTTTGGGCCTTCTGCCTATTGTGCTCAAGTTGAAGGAAGTAAACATTTTGCAAAAGAAATGATGAAACGTGCCAAAGTTCCCACAGCTTCCTTTGCAGTCTTTACGGATCATGAATCTGCTTGGAGTTATGCCCAGAAAGAAATCTTACCTTTGGTTGTAAAGGCAGATGGGCTTGCTGCCGGAAAAGGGGTCACTGTTGCTTTTGAGTTAAAAGAAGTAAAACAGGCGTTAGATGAAATATTTCTGGAATCGAAGTTTGGGGAAAGTGGGAACAAAGTAGTATTGGAATCTTTTTTAGAAGGAGAAGAAGCCTCCCTTTTTGTCATCACTGATGGAGAAAGGTATATGTGCCTTCCTGCAGCCCAAGACCACAAACGTGCTTATGATGGAGACATTGGTCCCAATACCGGGGGAATGGGAGCTTATGCACCGGCCCCGATTGTCACAGATGTTGTTCTTTCTTTAGTGAAGGAACAGGTCATTGAACCCATGTTAGCTGATTTTAGAACATCAGGCCATCCCTACAAAGGACTTTTATACGTTGGGCTTATGATTACCAAAGAAGGCATTCCGAGTGTAGTGGAATTCAATTGTCGTTTTGGAGATCCAGAAACGCAGTGTGTCCTTCGCCTGTTAGATGAAGATTTATTACCTATTTTTTATGCATCGGCAACGGGAACCCTTCCTGAAAGAAATTTGAAATTAAAGGAAGGTTCTTCCGCTGTTGTAGTTCTTGCAGCAAAAGGATATCCAGACTCGCCCACAAAAGGTATGCCTTTGGAAATTCCATCTAACGAAGGAAATGTGGTTGTTTACCACGCAGGAACCAAACGACAAGAGAACCAAGTTTTAGCGAATGGGGGAAGGATTCTCGGAATCACTTCCTTTGGTAATTCTTTAAAAGATGCCATCCAGGATTGTTATTCGTTTTTAACAAAAATTAAAGCACCGGATACTTTTTATCGAAAAGACATAGGTAGGAGAGCCCTCTAG
- a CDS encoding flavin-containing monooxygenase → MALPKVCVIGAGSSGITVIKSLKEHGIPFDCYEKGSDVGGNWRYKNDNGLSNIYKSLHINTHRDRMEYRDYPMPTNYPDYPNHEPIQKYFLSFVDHFGLRKHIQFKNGIKKAERTEDGIWKITPEKGPTKYYDVLVVANGHHWSERWPDPAFPGKFSGQIMHSHSYVDPKTPVNCEGKNVVVLGMGNSAMDISVELSRPGVAKRVFLSARRGAYVIPNYLFGKPLDKLTEYTPHWVPFFIQQTLAHLLIRFGVGKMEDFGLPKPDHKFGSAHPTISQDLLVRLGRGDIKPKPVITELKGKKIAFADGTEEEADVLIYCTGYNIKFPFFDENFLSAPNNYIPLFYKMIKPGINDLFFVGLMQPLGAIMPLAECQGKWIAQYLTGNYVLPSKEDMEKAIEKDQADMKKRYVSSTRHTIQVDYDTFIYNMKEEMASGKKRSAKLGNHLPIEARAGFLSEGRHESSKSSKKNLVRK, encoded by the coding sequence ATGGCACTTCCTAAAGTTTGTGTAATTGGCGCAGGATCCTCCGGTATAACAGTCATTAAATCATTGAAGGAACATGGGATTCCCTTTGATTGTTATGAAAAAGGAAGTGATGTGGGTGGGAACTGGCGTTATAAAAACGACAACGGCCTTAGTAATATTTATAAATCTCTGCACATCAATACCCATAGAGATCGGATGGAATACCGCGACTATCCGATGCCAACAAACTATCCCGACTACCCAAACCACGAACCCATTCAAAAATACTTTTTATCTTTCGTAGACCACTTTGGCCTTCGCAAACACATCCAATTCAAAAATGGGATCAAAAAAGCCGAACGAACGGAAGATGGGATTTGGAAAATCACTCCCGAAAAAGGACCGACCAAATACTACGACGTGTTAGTTGTAGCCAATGGGCACCACTGGAGTGAACGTTGGCCCGATCCTGCATTTCCTGGAAAATTTTCTGGCCAAATCATGCACTCCCACTCCTATGTTGACCCAAAAACACCTGTTAACTGTGAAGGGAAAAACGTCGTGGTCCTCGGAATGGGAAACAGTGCCATGGACATCTCAGTGGAACTTTCGAGACCCGGTGTAGCGAAAAGAGTATTTTTATCAGCAAGACGAGGTGCATATGTCATTCCGAATTATTTATTTGGAAAACCATTAGATAAATTAACAGAATATACACCTCATTGGGTTCCCTTTTTTATCCAACAAACATTGGCTCACCTTCTCATTCGCTTTGGTGTAGGAAAAATGGAAGACTTTGGTTTACCAAAGCCGGATCACAAGTTTGGATCGGCACACCCCACCATTTCACAAGATTTACTCGTAAGACTTGGTCGTGGCGATATCAAACCAAAACCAGTGATCACCGAACTCAAAGGGAAAAAAATTGCCTTTGCTGATGGAACAGAAGAAGAGGCAGATGTTCTCATCTATTGCACCGGATACAATATCAAGTTTCCATTCTTTGATGAGAATTTTTTATCAGCTCCTAATAACTACATTCCCCTTTTCTATAAAATGATCAAACCCGGAATCAATGATTTGTTTTTTGTGGGTCTCATGCAACCGTTAGGTGCTATTATGCCACTAGCAGAATGTCAAGGGAAATGGATCGCCCAGTATCTCACTGGAAACTACGTACTGCCTTCTAAAGAAGATATGGAGAAGGCTATCGAAAAGGACCAAGCGGATATGAAAAAAAGGTATGTGAGTAGCACACGCCATACCATCCAAGTGGATTACGATACCTTCATATACAATATGAAAGAGGAAATGGCATCTGGCAAAAAAAGATCGGCAAAACTCGGAAACCATTTGCCAATCGAAGCACGGGCGGGATTCCTTTCGGAAGGCCGTCATGAATCTTCAAAATCCTCAAAAAAGAATTTGGTCCGCAAGTAA
- a CDS encoding M23 family metallopeptidase codes for MNLQNPQKRIWSASNQFLRFLLATCLSLLGTGCVSKGYSYQGNPLFGWMESSGEIRATNPYPILTRYPSFQATDFEFPVGGKYAEGYYLAQKFGAENGKFGGRKHLGEDWNSITGGDSDFAAPVYAFGNGVVSEIADYGGGWGKVVRIVHHHNVGNGDFWFLETVYAHLHTIDVEPGQLVKKTEWIGTIGDAGGNYPAHLHFELRSAIGASLGGGYGLKTDGFLPPTRWLMQYGPKDKSFSEESFQYLIEKGGTL; via the coding sequence ATGAATCTTCAAAATCCTCAAAAAAGAATTTGGTCCGCAAGTAACCAATTTCTCCGGTTCCTACTTGCAACCTGTCTTTCTCTACTCGGGACAGGTTGTGTCTCCAAAGGTTATTCCTACCAAGGAAACCCACTCTTCGGATGGATGGAATCCTCCGGCGAAATTCGTGCCACAAATCCCTATCCAATCTTAACTCGTTATCCTTCCTTTCAAGCCACCGATTTTGAATTTCCTGTTGGGGGAAAGTATGCCGAAGGGTATTATTTGGCGCAAAAATTTGGGGCTGAAAATGGAAAATTTGGGGGCCGCAAACATCTAGGAGAAGATTGGAATTCCATTACTGGCGGCGATAGTGATTTTGCAGCTCCCGTGTATGCCTTTGGGAACGGAGTGGTTTCAGAGATCGCTGACTACGGTGGAGGTTGGGGAAAAGTAGTAAGAATTGTCCACCACCACAATGTAGGAAATGGAGACTTTTGGTTTTTAGAAACAGTCTATGCCCACCTCCACACCATCGATGTGGAACCTGGACAACTAGTGAAAAAAACGGAATGGATTGGAACCATTGGCGATGCGGGAGGAAATTATCCTGCCCACTTACATTTTGAACTTCGTTCGGCCATTGGAGCATCGTTAGGTGGAGGATATGGCTTAAAAACCGATGGTTTTTTGCCACCCACTCGGTGGCTTATGCAGTATGGGCCCAAAGACAAATCCTTTTCTGAAGAAAGTTTTCAGTATCTCATCGAAAAGGGCGGAACCCTATGA
- a CDS encoding valine--tRNA ligase — translation MKSQLPDRYDPESVEPKWIQTWEEKKTFAPDSSRKETFSIVIPPPNVTGNLHIGHALNHTIQDIIIRIERKKGKNVVWVPGMDHAGIATQVVVERELAKEGKSRTDFTREGFIEKVWEWKAHSGGIIAKQQRLLGESVDWSRERFTFDEGLSKAVIKVFRSLYDEGLIYRGERIINWCPVTKTAISDIEVEYKEKQGKLYHVKYPKAEFKTKDPKTLTKDEYIVVATTRPETMFGDVAVCAHPDDTRYAALKGKFVYLPIAGKEIPVLFDSFVDKEFGSGLVKITPAHDINDYEAGLRLQLTPINIMNLDGTLNEQAGKYNGLDRFEARKRVVEELESNGYIEKIETHVHSVGHNQRGGAVIEPLLSTQWFVKIESLAKPAIEVVKSGKVQFQPKMWEKTYFEWMENIRDWCISRQLWWGHRIPAYYAPNGEMVVAESVEEAVSLFSKKGISVTKETIKQDEDVLDTWFSSGLWPFTVFGWPENSEELKKYYPTSVLVTGFDIIFFWVARMIMNGLKFMDDVPFQKVLIHGLVRDKDGKKFSKSLGNVVDPLDMMSKYGTDSFRFFLAAVLPEGKDILFDESRLDGYRSFCNKIWNSSRFIFMNLPEEFTAKEPDISTLEDTDLWILNEFDRMLSKYEKAYSGYLFFEMANSIYDFVWGSFCDWYLELTKARVYGNVSPESQEKARLVLISVLKKSLGLLHPFMPFITEEIHSLLETTELAKTEFPKAYGVSDTAPAVVRMELVREIITKIRNMRAELGVKPEKKCKVILKCNHKELKEMMEREIKSILQLSKAESIEFIDSYEAKNTDSVGAFSIGEIFLPLEGIFDFEKEKQRLEKEKKQIQLEMEKLENKINNPAFLEKAKPDVVEKEREKYNTWKEKLDSTVRALEKIGT, via the coding sequence ATGAAATCACAGCTACCTGACCGTTACGATCCCGAATCCGTAGAGCCCAAATGGATACAAACCTGGGAAGAAAAAAAAACCTTTGCTCCTGACTCCTCTCGCAAAGAAACATTCTCGATCGTCATCCCGCCTCCAAACGTCACAGGGAACTTACATATTGGGCATGCACTCAATCATACGATCCAAGACATCATCATTCGCATTGAACGTAAAAAAGGAAAAAATGTAGTTTGGGTTCCAGGAATGGATCACGCAGGGATTGCTACACAAGTAGTTGTGGAACGTGAACTAGCTAAAGAAGGAAAGTCTAGAACCGATTTTACTCGCGAAGGATTTATCGAGAAAGTTTGGGAATGGAAAGCTCATTCTGGCGGAATCATTGCCAAGCAACAACGGTTACTCGGTGAATCAGTCGACTGGTCTCGTGAAAGGTTTACCTTTGACGAAGGACTTTCGAAAGCAGTCATCAAAGTGTTTCGCAGTTTGTATGATGAAGGTTTGATTTATCGCGGGGAACGAATCATCAATTGGTGTCCGGTTACCAAAACTGCTATCTCCGACATCGAAGTAGAGTACAAAGAAAAACAAGGCAAACTCTATCATGTTAAATATCCCAAAGCTGAGTTTAAAACAAAAGATCCCAAAACTCTAACTAAAGACGAATACATCGTAGTGGCGACCACAAGACCCGAAACAATGTTTGGTGACGTGGCGGTTTGTGCTCATCCAGATGATACGCGTTATGCGGCTTTAAAAGGCAAGTTTGTGTATTTGCCAATTGCGGGAAAAGAAATTCCTGTTTTATTTGATTCCTTTGTGGATAAAGAATTTGGATCGGGGCTTGTAAAAATCACTCCGGCCCATGATATCAATGACTACGAAGCCGGACTTCGTTTGCAATTAACTCCTATCAATATTATGAATTTAGATGGGACTCTCAATGAACAAGCTGGCAAATACAATGGACTCGATAGGTTTGAAGCTCGCAAACGTGTTGTAGAAGAACTTGAATCGAATGGTTATATTGAAAAAATAGAAACCCACGTTCATAGTGTGGGGCACAACCAAAGGGGTGGGGCCGTCATTGAACCGTTGTTATCGACTCAGTGGTTTGTAAAAATTGAATCATTAGCAAAACCTGCCATTGAAGTGGTAAAATCAGGAAAGGTTCAGTTCCAACCAAAGATGTGGGAAAAAACATACTTTGAATGGATGGAAAACATTCGTGATTGGTGTATTTCTCGTCAACTTTGGTGGGGACATCGCATTCCCGCCTATTATGCACCAAACGGAGAAATGGTGGTTGCTGAATCTGTTGAAGAAGCAGTATCTCTATTTTCCAAAAAGGGAATTTCTGTTACCAAAGAGACCATCAAACAAGATGAAGATGTTCTCGATACTTGGTTCTCTTCGGGTCTTTGGCCGTTCACGGTTTTTGGTTGGCCTGAAAATTCGGAAGAACTAAAAAAATATTATCCTACATCCGTTTTAGTTACTGGTTTTGATATCATTTTCTTCTGGGTAGCGCGGATGATTATGAATGGTCTGAAATTTATGGATGATGTTCCCTTTCAGAAGGTTCTCATCCATGGCCTCGTTCGTGATAAGGATGGAAAGAAGTTCAGTAAGTCACTTGGAAACGTAGTCGATCCTTTAGACATGATGAGTAAATACGGAACGGATTCGTTTCGATTTTTTCTCGCCGCTGTGTTACCGGAAGGAAAAGACATACTTTTCGACGAATCTAGGTTAGATGGGTATCGTTCATTCTGTAATAAAATTTGGAATTCGAGTCGGTTTATTTTTATGAACCTACCGGAAGAGTTCACAGCCAAAGAACCAGACATAAGTACCTTAGAAGATACTGACCTTTGGATTTTGAATGAATTTGATCGGATGCTTAGCAAGTATGAAAAAGCCTATTCCGGTTATCTTTTTTTCGAAATGGCCAATTCTATTTATGATTTTGTTTGGGGATCTTTTTGTGATTGGTATTTGGAATTAACCAAAGCTCGTGTGTATGGAAATGTAAGTCCAGAGTCACAAGAGAAAGCACGACTTGTCCTCATCAGTGTATTAAAAAAGTCACTCGGACTCTTACATCCTTTTATGCCGTTTATCACAGAAGAAATTCATTCTTTACTGGAAACTACGGAACTTGCAAAAACAGAATTTCCCAAGGCTTACGGAGTATCTGATACGGCACCGGCTGTGGTACGGATGGAGCTTGTTCGTGAGATCATCACAAAGATTCGCAATATGCGTGCGGAACTCGGAGTCAAACCTGAGAAAAAATGTAAGGTGATTCTCAAGTGTAATCATAAAGAATTAAAAGAGATGATGGAAAGAGAAATCAAATCCATCCTCCAACTATCGAAAGCAGAGAGTATCGAATTTATAGATTCGTATGAAGCTAAAAATACGGATTCTGTGGGAGCTTTTTCGATAGGAGAAATTTTTCTTCCATTAGAAGGTATTTTTGATTTTGAAAAAGAAAAACAACGATTGGAAAAAGAGAAAAAACAAATCCAATTGGAAATGGAAAAGTTGGAAAATAAAATCAACAATCCAGCCTTCTTAGAAAAAGCAAAACCGGATGTCGTAGAAAAAGAAAGAGAAAAGTATAATACTTGGAAAGAGAAACTAGATAGTACGGTAAGGGCTTTAGAAAAAATTGGAACATAA
- a CDS encoding sigma 54-interacting transcriptional regulator, which translates to MSVKQDISGTLRKIQKEIQQLPNITDRLNFILEMTLTLFGASTGSISIMDQEEKVLTIVAAKGMDWEKKIAAKLPFNLGVTGRAASTREIIYVPDVTLDKDYVKLIETVRSELAIPLVTRDSTIGVLNLESDKVNFFSSEIINQATLFASQLTIVILEERIAKEAFEKSKREEDPVEEILGYDPSILFLKHRIRQVGPSDTSVMIIGEEGSGKKLIAKALHYISQRKNGPFLTVDCSGLSYELLEAELFGVPSGKIFNPGKLEQANGGSLYIESIGDLPTNLQTRLFQTLRDKTMPNPSAKKKDEVLNIRIFTGSKRDLLEDIQKETFSMDLYYRLAEVPLRMPPLRERRGDVPLLAHHFLYQYNKQYGRNKTFSTEALKALTGMPWSGNVRQLQSVIQYAVLVPPETVLEPHSFLQDGKRETESTSKVQSFAVGAEILSPSENLSLNIAIERLEAIWIKEAFQRVSTQEEAAKLLGISRGSLQYKIKNNQFLDGFNT; encoded by the coding sequence ATGTCTGTAAAACAGGATATTTCCGGTACTTTAAGGAAAATCCAAAAAGAAATTCAACAACTTCCGAATATTACGGATCGCTTGAATTTCATTTTGGAAATGACTCTGACATTGTTTGGAGCCTCTACCGGTAGTATATCCATTATGGACCAGGAAGAAAAAGTCCTCACCATTGTTGCGGCAAAAGGTATGGATTGGGAAAAGAAAATCGCCGCCAAACTTCCGTTTAATCTGGGTGTTACGGGTCGGGCAGCCTCCACTAGAGAAATTATCTATGTTCCCGATGTCACTTTAGATAAAGACTATGTGAAACTCATTGAAACCGTTCGTTCTGAACTTGCGATTCCATTAGTTACTAGAGATTCTACCATTGGAGTCCTTAACCTAGAGTCGGATAAAGTAAACTTTTTCTCATCAGAGATTATCAACCAAGCCACTCTATTTGCTTCTCAATTAACAATCGTTATCCTGGAAGAACGGATTGCCAAAGAAGCCTTTGAAAAATCCAAAAGAGAAGAAGATCCAGTAGAGGAAATTCTTGGTTATGATCCCAGTATTCTATTTTTAAAACATCGAATCAGGCAAGTGGGTCCCTCGGATACATCTGTGATGATTATAGGGGAAGAAGGATCAGGGAAAAAATTAATAGCCAAAGCTTTACATTATATATCCCAAAGGAAGAATGGTCCATTCCTCACTGTAGATTGTTCTGGCCTTAGTTATGAACTATTGGAAGCGGAACTTTTTGGTGTGCCCAGCGGAAAGATATTCAATCCCGGAAAATTAGAACAAGCCAATGGTGGGTCTTTATATATTGAATCCATTGGAGATTTACCAACGAATCTACAAACAAGACTTTTCCAAACTTTACGAGATAAAACAATGCCCAACCCCTCTGCGAAAAAGAAGGATGAGGTTCTCAACATTAGAATTTTTACAGGAAGCAAACGAGATTTATTAGAAGATATCCAGAAAGAAACTTTTTCTATGGATTTATATTATCGCCTAGCGGAAGTTCCGCTTCGTATGCCACCATTGCGCGAACGAAGAGGGGACGTTCCTCTCCTTGCACATCATTTTTTATACCAATACAACAAACAGTATGGAAGGAACAAAACGTTTTCAACAGAAGCGCTCAAGGCATTAACCGGGATGCCTTGGAGTGGAAATGTTAGGCAACTACAAAGTGTCATTCAGTATGCTGTCCTTGTTCCACCGGAAACTGTTTTGGAACCGCATTCCTTTTTGCAAGATGGGAAACGGGAAACCGAATCGACCTCAAAAGTCCAAAGTTTTGCGGTGGGAGCAGAGATTCTTTCTCCTTCGGAAAATCTATCGCTCAACATCGCCATCGAAAGATTGGAAGCCATTTGGATCAAAGAGGCTTTCCAAAGAGTATCGACTCAGGAAGAAGCAGCCAAACTGCTTGGTATTAGTCGTGGTTCTTTGCAGTATAAGATCAAAAATAACCAATTTCTGGACGGATTCAACACCTAA
- a CDS encoding thioredoxin family protein, with amino-acid sequence MERKFRILFFLLILGFSHTNLSHCSRQSDIILSQYQESLAEAKNLNRKLIVVFGADWCPDCRALDGIFREPELKSLLSQNFLIFKVDVGRFDKNLSLNDALGNPIQNGIPALVVIEPTGKILTSTKGGEFSNASKMTKEQVLEYLYRL; translated from the coding sequence ATGGAACGCAAGTTTCGAATTCTTTTCTTTCTCCTAATCCTTGGATTTTCCCACACCAACCTTTCTCATTGTTCTAGACAAAGCGACATAATACTTTCCCAATACCAAGAGAGTTTGGCTGAGGCGAAGAACTTAAATCGCAAACTCATCGTCGTTTTTGGTGCCGATTGGTGTCCCGATTGTCGGGCATTAGATGGGATCTTCAGGGAACCTGAGCTAAAGAGCCTACTCTCTCAAAATTTTCTCATCTTTAAAGTAGATGTAGGTCGCTTCGATAAAAACTTAAGTCTAAATGATGCACTTGGGAATCCCATCCAAAATGGAATTCCCGCTTTGGTTGTCATTGAGCCAACGGGAAAGATTCTCACATCCACCAAAGGAGGAGAATTCTCTAACGCCAGTAAGATGACAAAAGAACAAGTTTTAGAATATTTATATCGACTTTAG
- a CDS encoding OmpA family protein, with protein MADSYYRTISGKQYDNELLEIAEKATKRSKAPIGKNIAKTLFDAIKDGGDYTDVEKRTVKYIRDNFKFSPEADEYLRSEIRKWAAKISVPAAKKKTTTKGTTKKESTVKRNSSRSAKSSFEGFTPYHENYEGGDSSQDEVAPTPEYNELVALNKFQITPKQNRIGRIILLALILLFFIVLIVFGIRSCNRSSKSTENINQNANVSSEAGTRSLERVALSEGRASDKFESQGRAIRYINDLQIRFIKQSMQTEETAADKIVTLAEALKSYPGIHVRVKGHTCFIGEMDENKILSDERAKFIYDELVKYGVNASQIDYRGFGETAEIESNSTEAGRIKNRRVDFTVLSVTE; from the coding sequence GTGGCAGATAGTTATTACCGTACCATAAGTGGTAAACAATATGACAATGAATTGTTAGAAATTGCAGAGAAAGCCACCAAACGTAGCAAAGCTCCTATCGGCAAAAATATTGCAAAGACCCTTTTTGATGCCATTAAAGATGGTGGGGACTATACAGATGTGGAAAAACGCACTGTAAAATACATCCGAGATAATTTCAAATTTAGCCCAGAGGCCGATGAATACCTTCGTTCAGAGATTCGTAAATGGGCAGCAAAAATTTCTGTCCCTGCCGCAAAGAAAAAAACAACAACTAAGGGAACTACAAAAAAGGAATCCACTGTAAAACGTAATTCCTCTCGTTCTGCCAAATCTTCCTTTGAAGGTTTCACTCCTTATCATGAAAACTATGAAGGTGGTGATAGTTCACAGGACGAAGTGGCACCAACACCTGAATATAATGAATTAGTTGCTTTGAATAAATTTCAAATCACTCCAAAACAAAATCGAATCGGGCGGATCATCTTACTTGCGCTTATTCTTTTATTCTTTATTGTTTTGATTGTTTTTGGAATCCGTAGTTGTAATCGAAGTTCGAAATCAACTGAAAATATTAATCAAAATGCGAATGTTTCTTCGGAAGCGGGGACTCGCTCTTTGGAGAGAGTGGCCCTATCAGAAGGAAGAGCTTCTGATAAATTTGAATCTCAAGGGAGAGCCATTCGATACATCAACGACCTTCAAATTCGTTTTATCAAACAAAGTATGCAAACAGAAGAGACCGCTGCTGACAAAATTGTCACCTTAGCGGAAGCGCTGAAATCATATCCGGGGATTCATGTTCGAGTCAAAGGACATACTTGTTTTATTGGTGAGATGGATGAAAACAAAATTCTATCAGATGAACGTGCTAAGTTTATCTATGATGAATTAGTGAAATATGGTGTAAATGCATCTCAAATCGACTATCGAGGATTTGGTGAGACTGCGGAAATTGAATCCAATTCTACAGAAGCAGGTCGGATCAAAAATAGACGTGTTGATTTTACTGTTTTATCTGTAACCGAATAG